The Methanocalculus alkaliphilus genome segment CGCAGATGCCACAGTAGTTGCATTTCTCGTCATCAACGACAAAGTCGGTCTTCGCCGTCAGTGCGTTCTGACGTGCAACACCCTCGTCATCTGCTCCCTCAAAAACAGGGACGTCGCGGTCAATTGCCTCACGTGGGCAGATTTCGTCACAGATGGTACAGCGGACACATTTCTCGTCATCGATCTCTGTGACCATATCATACTGTGGGAAGCCTTCGTTCTCCAGAATCGGGAGTTTCTCTTCTCCGTCTATCTCCAGGGACAGTGCGTTGAACGGGCACATAATGACGCAGACACCACAGTAGGAGCATTTCTCAGCATCGACGCTCACGGGGGCGTCGTCTACTGGTGATACTGCTCCCCTGCGGATGGCTCCGACAAGGCCGAGGGTAATTGCCTCTTCCGGGCAGGCCTCGACACAGATGCCACATCCTGTGCAGGTTTCGCTGTCTAAGATCAGGTTATTGGTATGCTGCAGGAGCTTCTGCTCCATAACAACCTTTACGCCATCTCTTGTCCTGGAGAATTTTGGGTACAAATTGCTCATAGCCATTGTAAAATCCCTCTCTTCTCCTCCAATCAGTGGTAAGCTCCGGCACCCTGAACAGGCGCCCGGATGGTCTCCCACGGTCCTACCAGTCGAATAACATTGTATGGACATGCCTCGACGCATACGCCGCATCCGGCGCAGAGCTCGCTGTTGACGTCAAGTACGATCGCCTTTCCGTCGCGTACAGAGTAGATCTTGTCATTTGTGACGGGATCTACTGTGTAAAGCTCCAATGCGTTTACCGGGCATGCAACAACACAATTGTTACAACCAGTACAACGCTCCAAATTGATATGCATTGCAAACGCCATGCTATCATGCACCAGCCTTTCTATCGATATACAATCGATTACAGGAATGGTTGTTAGATAAGATAGATAAACTTTCTTAATTTTTCTGGAGTTTATCTCCATGATAATCCCCCTAAATTAAGATATAGTAGTTAATTTCCCCTTCCGATCCTGCCAAAGTGCTTTCTTTAAGGGGGTTCATTATGCGCTC includes the following:
- a CDS encoding 4Fe-4S binding protein, with the translated sequence MAFAMHINLERCTGCNNCVVACPVNALELYTVDPVTNDKIYSVRDGKAIVLDVNSELCAGCGVCVEACPYNVIRLVGPWETIRAPVQGAGAYH